CCAGATGTCGGCACGCGGGACCACCTCTCCGGCGCGATAAGCGAGGTACTCGAGCAAGCGATACTCCAATGCGGTCAGCTCGATGACGCGCCCGGCCCTCGCAACGGTGCGGCGGATCGGATCGACGTCCAGATCAGCGACACGGATGAGGGGAGACTTCTTCACGTAGCTGCGGCGCAGGAGAGCCCGCACCCGGGCCAGAGCCTCAACCAAGGGAAAGGGTTTCACCAAATAGTCATCGGCACCGGCGTCCAGCGCTTCCAAGCGATCATCCAGACCATCCCGCGCGCTGATCACGAGAATATGCACCGGGTTGTCCAAGGCGCGGAGCTTTCGCAGGATGCTCATCCCATCCACACCGGGCAGCATGAGATCGAGAAGGATCGCATCATACTGGCCATTCTGCGCGGCCCAAAGCCCCTCTTCGCCACCCTCCTCGGAGTCGACCAGATAGCCGGCTTCCCGGAGGAATTGGCAGATGCCTTCCCGCAAGGCGGGATGATCTTCAATCACGAGGAGGCGCATGAGTTGAGGGAATGATTCGCATCAAGAGCCCGAACCCGCAATCCATCGTTTTCTCATCATTCTCTAATGTCCCTTGTGCTATTGGCTCCGCGTCGCGGCAGCCCCCCCCCTGCGGGGATCTGTCGCTGACTACGGCATCCTCCGACCCGGGGTGGGACGGGGGATGCCAAACGGCCATCCAACCGGGGATTTCCCGGGATCAAATCAGTGCGAGGTGAATTTCAGACCTACGATCGAAATCACCAGGAGACCCAGGAAGATCGCGCGCGGCAGGGACATCGTCTCGCCGAGGAAGGCCACCGAGAAAACGGCAGCACCCGCGACGCCGATGCCGACCCAGACGGCATAGGCAGTACCGATCGGAAGGTTCTTCACCGCTGCGGCCAACAAGGCCATGCTCGCGATCAAGGAGATGCCGACAAAGAGCGAGGGCCCGAGCTTGGTAAAGCCCTGTGTCGATTTCAGGCCGAGGGCCCAACAGATTTCAAGAAGACCAGCGAGTACGAGTAATAGCCAAGGATTCATAAGGCACCGTGAATAGGGTTCAGGTGCGTCGTCTTTTCCTTAACCGGGTACGGCGCGTCTCGTCCGGGCGGCGGGAAAGAAGCATCGCGGGAAGCGGGGGTCAAGGCCGAGTCAGCCAAAAAAACTCGGCGTACTACGCAAGATCGCTTGGTTTCACCTTCGAAGGGTAGCTGCCGATGGCCGCAATCAAGCAATCGGTCGGCGTGTCCTTTCCGCAATGGCGGCAATGAAGGTGAATGATCAGGTTCTTCGAGAAGGTCTCGCCCGCGGCTTGCCCACAGTGCGGACAGATTAGTGCATGCAGGAATCGCTGCTGCTTCACGACAAAAGACCCGACATAAGCCATGCCCAGAAGGACGGGGATGGCTCCGATCCACTTCCCAACCAACGAAGCTAACAC
This portion of the Luteolibacter luteus genome encodes:
- a CDS encoding response regulator transcription factor, which translates into the protein MRLLVIEDHPALREGICQFLREAGYLVDSEEGGEEGLWAAQNGQYDAILLDLMLPGVDGMSILRKLRALDNPVHILVISARDGLDDRLEALDAGADDYLVKPFPLVEALARVRALLRRSYVKKSPLIRVADLDVDPIRRTVARAGRVIELTALEYRLLEYLAYRAGEVVPRADIWEHVFEDGMGGSSNAVDVYVSYLRKKLNTEGAPDLIQTRRGQGYVLEATLP
- a CDS encoding DMT family transporter, with the translated sequence MNPWLLLVLAGLLEICWALGLKSTQGFTKLGPSLFVGISLIASMALLAAAVKNLPIGTAYAVWVGIGVAGAAVFSVAFLGETMSLPRAIFLGLLVISIVGLKFTSH